From one Azospirillum sp. TSH100 genomic stretch:
- a CDS encoding complex I subunit 1 family protein — MNAVWSYLIAFAVWPGLLFAAPLGWLELWFMRKLVARLQGRRGPPFFQPFFDFMKLLGKETVIPRGVNRGIFLALPLVSVGAVTAALAIVPLPGNPVPSLPGDVVLLLYLMEVPVLCEVLAGYVSRSIYGQVAAMREALLSLAYNLPFLVAIIAMAQEAGSFQMSALQAAPYGVVHLLAGATFLLALPARMKLNPFSIANAEHEIVADSHIEYSGPPLALFKLSHAVELVLLTELFAVVFIPATPWPLLNLLVYLAAGVAVLGGVTLLATATARLRLAQAFRFYWVWGGIASAVTMAATLVR; from the coding sequence ATGAATGCCGTCTGGTCCTATCTGATCGCCTTCGCCGTCTGGCCGGGCCTGCTGTTCGCAGCCCCGCTCGGCTGGCTGGAGCTGTGGTTCATGCGCAAGCTGGTCGCCCGCTTGCAGGGTCGCCGGGGCCCGCCCTTCTTTCAACCCTTTTTCGATTTCATGAAGCTGCTGGGCAAGGAGACGGTGATCCCGCGCGGCGTCAACCGCGGCATCTTCCTGGCCCTGCCGCTGGTGTCGGTGGGGGCGGTGACGGCGGCGCTTGCCATCGTTCCGCTGCCCGGCAATCCGGTGCCGTCACTGCCTGGCGACGTCGTGCTGCTGCTGTACCTCATGGAAGTGCCGGTGCTGTGCGAGGTGCTGGCCGGCTATGTCAGCCGCTCCATCTACGGACAGGTGGCGGCGATGCGCGAGGCACTGCTGTCGCTGGCCTACAACCTGCCCTTCCTGGTCGCCATCATTGCCATGGCGCAGGAGGCCGGCAGCTTCCAGATGAGCGCCTTGCAGGCTGCGCCATATGGGGTCGTGCATCTGCTGGCGGGGGCGACATTCCTGCTGGCGCTGCCGGCGCGGATGAAGCTGAATCCCTTCTCAATCGCCAATGCCGAGCATGAGATCGTCGCCGACAGTCACATCGAATACAGCGGCCCGCCGCTGGCCCTGTTCAAGCTGTCGCATGCCGTAGAGCTGGTTCTGCTGACCGAGCTGTTCGCCGTGGTCTTCATCCCGGCCACGCCCTGGCCGCTGCTGAACCTGCTGGTCTATCTGGCGGCGGGCGTCGCGGTGCTCGGCGGGGTGACGCTGCTGGCGACGGCGACGGCGCGGCTGCGGCTGGCGCAGGCCTTCCGTTTTTATTGGGTGTGGGGCGGCATTGCGTCGGCGGTCACCATGGCCGCCACGCTGGTCCGCTGA
- a CDS encoding 4Fe-4S dicluster domain-containing protein, with amino-acid sequence MAMLKTILGNLLRPSRTRDPADMPDVPPVYRGALAHDAARCTACGTCAFVCAPKAISFTQDPGVSVSWHFFIGQCSFCGLCAQNCPTQAISLNADVPAGMDSAAGDGLRLESVVHLQPCTRCGAAHVPLPDATMAVLWGTEEAERGYCPDCRRWAASARLRSAFVPAAAEEVHHER; translated from the coding sequence ATGGCCATGCTGAAAACCATCCTCGGCAATCTGCTGCGCCCGTCGCGCACCCGGGATCCTGCCGACATGCCGGACGTGCCGCCGGTTTATCGCGGTGCGCTTGCCCATGATGCCGCCCGCTGCACCGCTTGCGGCACCTGCGCCTTCGTCTGTGCGCCGAAGGCAATCAGCTTCACCCAGGATCCTGGCGTGTCGGTGTCCTGGCATTTTTTCATCGGCCAATGCTCCTTCTGCGGGCTGTGCGCGCAGAACTGCCCGACGCAGGCGATCAGCCTGAATGCGGACGTGCCGGCGGGGATGGACAGCGCGGCCGGCGACGGGTTGCGGCTGGAGAGCGTCGTCCACTTGCAGCCCTGTACCCGCTGCGGCGCTGCCCATGTGCCGCTGCCGGACGCGACGATGGCCGTGCTGTGGGGCACGGAGGAGGCCGAGCGCGGCTATTGCCCGGACTGCCGGCGCTGGGCGGCGAGCGCGCGGCTGCGCTCCGCCTTCGTCCCGGCCGCCGCGGAGGAGGTGCATCATGAGCGCTGA
- a CDS encoding NADH-quinone oxidoreductase subunit C, producing the protein MSADSSLRRLTEALQAIPGVRSVTDDNGALWADAPLLDVEAMAATMADLGIRLGTVTAIPHAGDGEATVIYHYIDEHRVISVKTCTRNGALPSLAPTVRAASWAEREIRDLFAVEFPGHPNPVPLIRPDGIDTATLREAMCRPAAVARKPVSPLASPQSSNPVRS; encoded by the coding sequence ATGAGCGCTGACAGTTCCCTCCGCCGGCTGACCGAAGCCTTGCAGGCCATTCCCGGTGTGCGGTCCGTCACCGACGACAACGGTGCCCTGTGGGCCGATGCTCCGCTGCTGGATGTGGAGGCGATGGCCGCCACCATGGCGGACCTCGGCATCCGGCTCGGCACCGTCACGGCGATCCCGCATGCGGGGGATGGCGAAGCGACGGTGATCTACCACTATATCGACGAACATCGGGTCATCAGCGTGAAGACCTGCACCCGCAACGGCGCGCTGCCTTCGCTGGCGCCGACCGTCCGGGCAGCATCCTGGGCGGAGCGCGAGATCCGCGACCTGTTCGCGGTGGAGTTCCCCGGCCATCCCAATCCGGTGCCGCTGATCCGGCCCGACGGCATCGATACCGCGACCCTGCGCGAGGCGATGTGCCGTCCGGCGGCCGTTGCCCGCAAGCCGGTGTCACCTCTGGCTTCTCCGCAGTCTTCCAATCCGGTCCGTTCCTAG
- a CDS encoding nickel-dependent hydrogenase large subunit has product MPYSFPLGPYHPALEEPFKVKVQCRGEVIDSATVEVGFSFRGIELLAQKRNWVEVITLIERVCGICSNTHAMTFCIAAETIAGIEIPKRAAHIRTIIAELERLHSHLLWAGVGAEDIGFHSLFMEVFSLRELVMDMLEAISGNRVNYGMNCIGGVLRDIPDPARYLPALDALSKGLAEIVIPTFTENPTALARTRGVGRLNREQAVDWAVVGPVARASGLDIDVRKDQPYLSYTDLGFRSVVREEGDVLARVVVRALEMVESLRMIREALLSLPAGPLRATEGLPEIPVGEATIRTEAPRGEAFYYVASEGGATPARVKIRTPSFVNIPAIEAMVTGQPLADLSIIQASVDPCISCTDR; this is encoded by the coding sequence ATGCCCTACAGCTTTCCGCTCGGCCCCTATCACCCGGCGTTGGAAGAGCCCTTCAAGGTCAAGGTCCAGTGCCGCGGGGAGGTCATCGACAGTGCCACCGTTGAGGTCGGATTCAGCTTCCGCGGGATCGAACTGCTTGCCCAGAAACGCAATTGGGTGGAGGTCATCACCCTGATCGAGCGGGTCTGCGGCATCTGCTCCAACACCCATGCGATGACCTTCTGCATTGCGGCGGAAACCATCGCCGGCATCGAGATTCCCAAGCGTGCCGCCCACATCCGCACCATCATCGCCGAACTGGAGCGGCTGCACTCCCACCTGCTGTGGGCGGGTGTGGGGGCGGAGGACATCGGATTCCACTCCCTGTTCATGGAGGTGTTCAGCCTGCGCGAACTGGTGATGGACATGCTGGAAGCGATCAGCGGCAACCGGGTGAATTACGGCATGAACTGCATCGGTGGCGTCCTTCGCGACATCCCCGATCCGGCGCGGTATCTGCCGGCACTCGACGCGCTGTCGAAGGGGCTGGCGGAGATCGTCATTCCGACCTTCACCGAAAATCCGACGGCGCTGGCCCGCACCCGCGGCGTCGGCCGGCTGAACCGCGAGCAGGCGGTGGACTGGGCGGTGGTCGGGCCGGTCGCCCGCGCCTCCGGCCTCGACATCGACGTGCGCAAGGATCAGCCCTACCTGTCCTATACCGATCTTGGATTCCGCAGCGTCGTCCGGGAGGAGGGCGACGTACTGGCCCGCGTGGTGGTGCGGGCGCTGGAAATGGTCGAGAGCTTGCGGATGATCCGCGAGGCGCTGCTATCGCTGCCCGCCGGGCCGTTGCGGGCGACAGAGGGGCTGCCGGAGATCCCCGTCGGCGAAGCCACCATCCGCACCGAGGCGCCGCGGGGGGAAGCTTTCTATTACGTCGCTTCCGAGGGTGGCGCCACGCCGGCACGGGTAAAAATCCGCACGCCGTCCTTCGTCAACATCCCGGCCATCGAAGCCATGGTGACTGGTCAGCCGTTGGCCGACCTGTCGATCATCCAGGCGTCGGTCGATCCCTGCATCTCCTGCACGGACAGATAG
- a CDS encoding class I SAM-dependent methyltransferase → MPTESSPRVGTAVEPHPVLDSYYGDKAQRQHFVRRLFNRTAHHYDRINAIFALGSGSWYRAQCLKRAGLRPGMRVLDVAIGTGLVAREAVALCGNPGDVIGLDLSEAMLAEARRSLPIPLIQGVADALPLADASVDLVTIGYALRHVGDLTATFREFRRVLRPGGSVLVMEIGRPCRPVTRHLMNAYLGMVVPAVSRLSGGGESGRTLMRYYWETIDRCVEPEVITAAMAEAGLAQVRCDTDYDLFKNYTGKRQSETRA, encoded by the coding sequence GTGCCGACCGAATCCTCGCCCCGCGTCGGCACCGCCGTTGAACCGCACCCCGTTCTGGACTCCTATTACGGCGACAAGGCGCAGCGGCAGCATTTCGTCCGCAGGCTGTTCAACCGAACCGCTCACCATTACGACCGCATCAACGCCATCTTCGCCCTTGGTTCCGGCTCCTGGTATCGGGCGCAGTGCCTGAAGCGGGCAGGTTTGCGGCCGGGCATGCGGGTGCTGGACGTCGCCATCGGCACCGGTCTGGTGGCACGGGAAGCTGTGGCGCTCTGCGGCAATCCCGGCGACGTGATCGGCCTGGATCTCAGCGAAGCGATGCTGGCGGAGGCGCGGCGCAGCCTGCCCATCCCGCTGATCCAGGGCGTGGCCGATGCACTGCCGTTGGCGGATGCCAGCGTCGACCTCGTCACCATCGGTTACGCGCTGCGCCATGTCGGCGACCTGACAGCCACCTTCCGTGAGTTCCGGCGCGTGCTGCGCCCCGGCGGTAGCGTGCTGGTGATGGAGATCGGCCGACCATGCCGCCCAGTCACCCGGCATCTGATGAACGCCTATCTCGGCATGGTGGTGCCGGCGGTGTCGCGCCTCAGCGGGGGTGGCGAGAGCGGGCGGACTCTGATGCGCTATTACTGGGAAACGATCGACCGCTGCGTGGAACCGGAGGTAATCACCGCTGCTATGGCAGAGGCCGGACTGGCTCAGGTGCGCTGCGACACCGATTACGACCTGTTCAAGAACTACACGGGTAAACGGCAGAGTGAAACAAGGGCATGA
- a CDS encoding NAD(P)/FAD-dependent oxidoreductase — MVSNGSNYDCDVLVVGGGPAGSTAAALLAGKGHRVVLLEKDHHPRFHIGESLLPCNLPLLKQLGVLEEVERIGMLKCGAEFVSTYHGKSVTFDFANAWDKTKPYAYQVRRSEFDDILIRNAAAKGATVIEGCKVTDVDIQGTEGATVTARREDGTIRTLRTRFLVDASGRDTLLASRFGIKRRNAKHNSAAVFGHFTGAKRLSGKAEGNISIFWFDHGWFWFIPLADGTTSVGAVCWPYYFKMRKTDQTRFFLDTVALCPPLAERLEGAELTGPVTGTGNFSYQADRMAGPGYVMLGDAFAFIDPMFSTGVYLAMTSAFEGAEAVDACLREPARQEQALKRFERTVRQGVGTFSWYIYRVTSPALRNLFMGPRNVFRVEEALLSLLAGDVFRPSPIRTRLKIFKAIYYMNALLDFKRNYMAWRKRRQNVRTPVGDAV; from the coding sequence ATGGTGTCGAACGGCTCAAATTACGATTGCGATGTCCTGGTGGTGGGCGGTGGGCCTGCCGGGTCAACCGCGGCGGCGCTGCTGGCCGGTAAGGGCCATCGGGTGGTGCTGCTGGAAAAGGACCATCACCCCCGCTTCCACATCGGCGAATCGCTGCTTCCCTGCAATCTGCCCCTGCTGAAGCAGTTGGGCGTGCTGGAGGAGGTGGAGCGGATCGGCATGCTGAAATGCGGGGCGGAGTTCGTTTCGACCTATCACGGCAAGTCCGTCACCTTCGACTTTGCCAATGCCTGGGACAAGACAAAACCCTACGCCTATCAGGTCCGTCGGTCGGAATTCGACGACATCCTGATCCGCAACGCCGCCGCCAAGGGCGCCACCGTCATCGAGGGCTGCAAGGTGACGGACGTTGACATCCAGGGGACGGAGGGGGCCACCGTCACCGCCCGGCGGGAGGACGGCACGATCCGGACCCTGCGCACACGCTTCCTCGTCGACGCGTCAGGCCGCGACACGCTGCTGGCCTCCCGCTTCGGCATCAAGCGGCGCAATGCCAAGCACAACAGCGCTGCGGTGTTCGGCCATTTCACCGGTGCCAAGCGACTGTCCGGCAAGGCGGAAGGCAACATCTCCATCTTCTGGTTCGACCATGGCTGGTTCTGGTTCATCCCGCTGGCAGACGGCACCACCAGCGTGGGTGCGGTGTGCTGGCCCTATTACTTTAAAATGCGCAAGACCGACCAGACCCGTTTCTTCCTCGACACCGTGGCGCTTTGCCCGCCGCTGGCCGAACGGCTGGAGGGCGCGGAACTGACCGGTCCGGTGACGGGAACCGGCAACTTCTCCTACCAGGCCGATCGAATGGCGGGGCCGGGCTACGTGATGCTGGGCGACGCCTTCGCCTTCATCGATCCGATGTTCTCCACAGGTGTCTATCTGGCGATGACCAGCGCCTTCGAGGGGGCCGAAGCGGTTGACGCCTGCCTGCGGGAGCCGGCACGGCAGGAACAGGCTCTGAAACGCTTTGAACGGACTGTCCGTCAGGGCGTCGGCACTTTCTCCTGGTACATCTACCGGGTGACGTCGCCGGCATTGAGGAACCTGTTCATGGGGCCGCGCAACGTCTTCCGTGTGGAGGAGGCGCTGCTGTCGCTTCTGGCCGGCGACGTCTTCCGCCCGTCGCCGATCCGGACGCGGCTGAAGATATTCAAGGCGATCTACTACATGAACGCCCTGCTGGACTTCAAAAGGAACTACATGGCATGGCGGAAACGGCGGCAGAACGTGCGCACCCCCGTGGGCGACGCGGTCTAG
- a CDS encoding 1-acyl-sn-glycerol-3-phosphate acyltransferase, translating to MAETAAERAHPRGRRGLGILGAVRRAWDYPLFYGLLFLFGLMSLAWSLTAALVGPLLPRRIAGPLGRLAIKSGFSLYLGTLRACGVLKTDLSALDELKGDGGLLICPNHPSILDAVLLISRLPDVVCIAKAPVYDNLFLGGGARMAGYIRNDAPNSLVKMAAQRVRAGHQLLIFPEGTRTERAPVNTLKGGFALIAKTAGVPVQTVFIEANSNFLGKGWPLFRKPEFPLVYTVRLGRRFDPPTDVRGLVEDVERHYRAEL from the coding sequence ATGGCGGAAACGGCGGCAGAACGTGCGCACCCCCGTGGGCGACGCGGTCTAGGCATTCTCGGCGCGGTCCGGCGGGCCTGGGACTATCCCCTGTTCTATGGCCTGCTATTCCTGTTCGGTCTGATGTCGCTGGCCTGGAGCCTGACCGCGGCTCTGGTCGGCCCGCTTCTGCCGCGCCGGATTGCCGGTCCGCTCGGCCGGCTGGCGATCAAGTCGGGGTTCAGCCTGTATCTGGGGACGCTGCGCGCCTGCGGGGTGCTGAAGACCGACCTCTCGGCGCTGGATGAATTGAAGGGCGATGGCGGCCTGCTGATTTGCCCGAACCATCCGTCGATCCTGGATGCCGTCCTGCTGATTTCTCGGTTGCCGGATGTCGTCTGCATCGCCAAGGCCCCGGTCTACGACAACCTCTTCCTCGGCGGTGGGGCGCGGATGGCCGGCTATATCCGCAACGACGCACCCAATTCGCTGGTCAAGATGGCGGCGCAGCGGGTGCGCGCCGGTCACCAACTGCTGATCTTTCCGGAAGGCACCCGGACGGAACGGGCGCCGGTCAATACGCTGAAGGGTGGCTTCGCGCTGATCGCCAAGACGGCGGGGGTTCCGGTGCAGACCGTGTTCATCGAGGCTAACAGCAACTTTCTCGGCAAGGGCTGGCCGCTGTTCCGCAAGCCGGAGTTTCCGCTGGTCTACACCGTTCGCCTCGGCCGCCGCTTCGATCCGCCGACCGATGTGCGCGGGCTGGTCGAGGATGTGGAACGCCATTACAGGGCAGAGCTTTGA
- a CDS encoding glycosyltransferase family 2 protein, with translation MITDASTSHLVLIPSYNTGPKLFETVRAARAQWAPVWVVIDGSTDGTATELRTMAADDPHLRVLELPVNRGKGAAVLHGLDEAERCGFTHALTMDADGQHPADRIPQFQGVSLANPDALVLGRPVFDAAAPRLRVGGRKISNWWANLETLWGGIGDSLFGFRVYPIKPLRAVMRGNPWMRRFDFDPEVAVRLCWAGLPTINLPAPVRYFKAEEGGVSHFNYVRDNALLTWMHTRLMIGFIGRLPMLTVRRLRTRPVRSFLR, from the coding sequence TTGATCACCGACGCCTCCACCAGCCATCTCGTTCTGATCCCCAGCTACAACACGGGGCCGAAGCTGTTCGAGACGGTACGAGCGGCCCGCGCACAGTGGGCGCCGGTCTGGGTCGTCATCGACGGCAGCACCGACGGCACGGCGACGGAGTTGCGGACGATGGCGGCGGACGATCCGCATCTGCGCGTGCTGGAACTGCCGGTCAACCGTGGCAAGGGGGCCGCCGTCCTGCATGGGCTGGATGAGGCGGAACGCTGCGGCTTCACCCACGCCCTGACCATGGACGCCGACGGCCAGCATCCGGCCGATCGCATCCCGCAGTTCCAGGGCGTGTCTCTGGCTAATCCCGACGCGCTGGTGCTGGGCCGGCCGGTGTTCGACGCCGCCGCCCCTCGCCTGCGGGTGGGTGGACGCAAGATCTCCAACTGGTGGGCCAATCTGGAGACATTGTGGGGCGGGATCGGCGATTCGCTGTTCGGCTTCCGCGTCTATCCGATCAAGCCGCTGCGGGCGGTGATGCGGGGCAATCCGTGGATGCGCCGCTTCGACTTCGATCCTGAGGTGGCGGTGCGCCTCTGCTGGGCCGGCCTGCCGACCATCAACCTGCCGGCGCCCGTCCGCTATTTCAAGGCGGAGGAGGGCGGCGTTTCCCATTTCAACTATGTCCGGGACAACGCCCTGCTGACCTGGATGCACACGCGGCTGATGATTGGCTTCATTGGCCGGCTGCCGATGCTGACGGTACGGCGGCTGCGCACCCGTCCCGTCAGATCATTCCTCCGTTGA
- the fabG gene encoding 3-oxoacyl-ACP reductase FabG encodes MKRALVTGGSGVLGAAVCKALAADGCHVLVHANGSPARAKALTAEIVASGGSAEAVAFDVADAEATAVALNQMLESGPIQILVNNAGIHDDAAMPAMRREQWNRVIDVSLNGFFNVTQPLLMPMIGTRWGRIVSVSSVTAVTGNRGQTNYAAAKAGLHGATKSLALELAPRGITVNAVAPGIITSPMADAVFDADMVKRMVPMKRAGRPEEVADLVAFLASDRAAYISGQIVSINGGMI; translated from the coding sequence ATGAAACGCGCACTCGTCACCGGCGGCAGCGGCGTGCTTGGGGCAGCGGTCTGCAAAGCGCTGGCCGCCGACGGTTGCCATGTGCTGGTGCACGCCAACGGCTCCCCCGCGCGCGCCAAAGCGCTGACGGCCGAAATCGTTGCATCCGGCGGATCGGCCGAAGCGGTCGCCTTCGACGTCGCCGATGCAGAGGCGACCGCCGTGGCGCTCAACCAAATGCTGGAGTCCGGCCCGATCCAGATCCTGGTGAACAATGCCGGTATCCACGACGATGCGGCGATGCCGGCGATGCGGCGGGAGCAATGGAACCGCGTCATCGATGTTTCGCTGAACGGCTTCTTCAATGTGACGCAACCGCTGCTGATGCCGATGATCGGCACGCGCTGGGGCCGGATCGTAAGCGTATCGTCGGTGACGGCCGTCACCGGCAACCGCGGCCAGACAAACTATGCCGCCGCCAAGGCCGGACTGCATGGCGCCACCAAATCGCTGGCGCTGGAACTGGCGCCGCGCGGCATCACCGTCAACGCGGTGGCGCCGGGCATCATAACCTCGCCGATGGCCGATGCCGTCTTCGACGCCGACATGGTCAAGCGGATGGTGCCGATGAAGCGCGCCGGCCGGCCGGAGGAGGTGGCGGACCTCGTCGCCTTCCTGGCGTCGGACCGCGCCGCCTACATCTCCGGCCAGATCGTCTCGATCAACGGAGGAATGATCTGA
- a CDS encoding hydroxymyristoyl-ACP dehydratase, translating to MLMNRAEIASLIPHTGTMCLLDGVLSWDGSRIRCIAHSHRAPDNPLRHGGRLATLCGVEYASQAMAVHGGLTAGGNRPAAGYLASLRDLTCHIARLDDIAEDLVIDAENLTGEGNRVIYAFSITTGSRDLLSGRAAVVIDTDITSLGAA from the coding sequence ATGCTGATGAACCGTGCGGAGATTGCCAGCCTGATCCCCCATACCGGGACCATGTGCCTGCTGGACGGCGTGCTGTCCTGGGATGGCAGCCGCATCCGCTGTATCGCCCACAGCCATCGCGCGCCCGACAATCCCCTGCGCCATGGGGGAAGGCTGGCCACGCTGTGCGGAGTGGAATATGCGTCACAGGCGATGGCTGTGCATGGTGGGCTGACCGCCGGCGGCAACCGTCCGGCCGCGGGATACCTCGCCAGCCTGCGCGACCTCACCTGCCATATCGCCCGCCTCGACGACATCGCGGAGGATCTGGTCATCGACGCCGAGAATCTGACCGGCGAAGGCAACCGGGTGATCTACGCCTTCTCCATCACCACCGGATCTCGCGACCTGCTGAGTGGCAGGGCGGCGGTGGTGATCGACACCGACATCACGAGTTTGGGGGCGGCATGA
- a CDS encoding beta-ketoacyl synthase chain length factor, whose product MRAYVEGIGLLGPGLPGWEQSRAVLTGDTTYVASPAVLTASPLLPPAERRRSVPTVKLAMAVGAEALEQAGRDAATVATVFTSSSGDPDTLHQILEALATEERDISPTRFHNSVHNAPAGYWSIATRCREPSTSLSAHDESFQTGLLEAAAEVAVDGWTVGLIAYDLPYPEPLSMVRPIAGTFGTALVLVPQPTDRCLACLDIELSRGTEPIDRMAGVRLEALRVGNPTARALPMLAALARVCTGGAPEQVVLDLPPSGRVIVRVSAPC is encoded by the coding sequence ATGCGCGCCTATGTCGAGGGGATCGGCCTGCTCGGTCCCGGCCTTCCGGGCTGGGAGCAGTCGCGCGCGGTTCTGACCGGCGATACCACCTATGTCGCCTCGCCGGCCGTGCTGACCGCCAGCCCCCTTCTTCCACCTGCCGAGCGACGTCGCAGCGTGCCGACCGTCAAGCTCGCGATGGCGGTGGGGGCGGAGGCGCTGGAACAGGCTGGCCGCGATGCCGCCACGGTCGCCACCGTCTTCACGTCCTCCAGCGGCGATCCCGACACGCTGCACCAGATCCTCGAAGCGCTGGCGACGGAGGAGCGCGACATCTCGCCGACGCGCTTCCACAACTCCGTCCACAATGCGCCAGCCGGCTACTGGAGCATCGCCACCCGCTGCCGCGAGCCCTCCACCAGCCTGTCCGCCCATGACGAGAGCTTCCAGACCGGCCTGCTGGAAGCGGCGGCGGAGGTGGCGGTCGATGGCTGGACCGTCGGGCTGATCGCCTACGACCTGCCCTATCCGGAGCCACTGAGCATGGTCCGCCCCATCGCCGGAACTTTCGGCACCGCCCTGGTCCTGGTCCCGCAGCCGACCGATCGCTGCCTCGCCTGCCTGGACATCGAGCTGTCGCGCGGGACCGAACCGATCGACCGCATGGCCGGTGTCCGGCTGGAAGCATTGCGCGTCGGCAATCCGACCGCGCGCGCCCTGCCAATGCTGGCCGCGCTGGCGCGGGTTTGTACGGGCGGCGCGCCGGAACAGGTGGTGCTCGATCTGCCGCCGAGCGGGCGGGTGATCGTTCGAGTCAGTGCACCATGCTGA
- a CDS encoding beta-ketoacyl-[acyl-carrier-protein] synthase family protein yields the protein MSIVSSLGPGQEATLDALHTGRSGLKPCSFETVTLDTHIGEVAGVNDVRLPDNLASFECRNNRLAEMALHRDGFAEAVAGARERYGADRIGVFLGTSTSGILSAELAFRARDPQTGALPAAFSFATTHSTGSLADFVRHRLGLTGPAFVVSSACATTSKVFANAARMIAADLCDAAVVGGADSLCLTTLYGFHSLELVSPTPCRPFDAERSGVSLGEGAGFALLERANQSPAAGTVHLLGAGESNDAHHMSTPHPDGLGARLAMERALASAALRPGDIDYVNLHGTATTYGDAAEDQAITGLLGTCTPVSSTKGYTGHTLGAAGIVEAIISVLALRTGLIPGSPQTRILDPALRSRYLTANETGRLDRVMTNSFGFGGSNSSLIFGWAA from the coding sequence ATGAGCATCGTCAGCAGTCTTGGCCCTGGCCAGGAAGCAACCCTGGATGCTCTGCACACCGGCCGGAGCGGCCTGAAACCTTGCAGTTTCGAGACGGTTACACTGGACACCCATATCGGCGAAGTGGCCGGGGTGAACGATGTGCGCCTGCCGGACAACCTTGCCAGCTTCGAGTGCCGCAACAACCGGCTTGCCGAAATGGCCCTGCACCGGGACGGCTTCGCCGAGGCGGTCGCCGGTGCCCGAGAGCGCTACGGCGCCGACCGGATCGGTGTCTTCCTGGGCACCAGCACATCCGGTATCCTGTCAGCGGAGCTGGCCTTCCGCGCGCGCGACCCGCAGACCGGGGCGCTGCCAGCCGCCTTCAGCTTCGCCACCACCCACAGCACCGGTTCGCTGGCAGACTTCGTCCGCCATCGCCTGGGGTTGACGGGGCCGGCCTTCGTCGTTTCCTCCGCCTGCGCTACGACATCGAAGGTCTTCGCCAACGCGGCCCGCATGATCGCCGCCGACCTGTGCGACGCGGCAGTGGTCGGCGGGGCCGACAGCCTGTGCCTGACGACGCTCTACGGATTCCATTCGCTGGAGCTGGTCTCCCCCACCCCCTGCCGGCCCTTCGATGCGGAGCGCAGCGGCGTCTCGCTGGGCGAGGGGGCCGGCTTCGCCCTGCTGGAACGCGCGAACCAGAGTCCTGCCGCCGGGACCGTCCACCTGCTAGGCGCCGGTGAAAGCAACGACGCCCACCATATGTCGACCCCGCACCCAGACGGGCTGGGCGCCCGGCTGGCGATGGAGCGGGCGCTGGCCAGCGCCGCCTTGCGGCCGGGGGACATCGACTATGTCAACCTGCACGGCACCGCCACCACCTATGGCGACGCGGCGGAGGATCAGGCGATCACCGGCCTGCTAGGCACCTGCACCCCGGTCAGTTCGACGAAGGGCTACACCGGCCACACGCTGGGTGCAGCCGGGATTGTGGAAGCGATCATCAGCGTGCTGGCTCTGCGCACCGGCCTGATTCCCGGCAGCCCGCAGACCCGGATCCTCGACCCTGCCCTGCGCAGCCGATATCTGACGGCCAACGAGACGGGGCGGTTGGACCGGGTGATGACCAACTCCTTCGGCTTCGGCGGCAGCAACAGCAGCCTGATCTTCGGGTGGGCTGCCTGA